Proteins encoded within one genomic window of Bradyrhizobium sp. CB1717:
- a CDS encoding ParA family protein, which produces MYVLALVTQKGGSGKSTLAVGIAVAAVGNGERVAIVDADLQGTISKWIERRGHPHPRVVRVADPAEIEGALVSLEAEGISLTVIDTAATNNALAMRAIARADLCLIPVRPSPADIEAAIPTLIAIRRLNRRFAFVLNQTPARGCRLSEAATSLNSLGVLALPYVGQRNDHQDALGAGLGVTEFAQEGRASEEVRELWRWVLKKLVERSSDHEPHASEKAAY; this is translated from the coding sequence ATGTACGTCCTTGCTCTGGTCACCCAAAAAGGCGGAAGCGGCAAGAGCACGCTGGCGGTCGGAATTGCAGTCGCAGCGGTGGGGAACGGGGAGCGCGTCGCAATTGTCGACGCGGATCTACAAGGCACGATTTCAAAATGGATAGAGCGGCGCGGCCATCCTCATCCGCGGGTCGTTCGGGTCGCCGATCCCGCCGAAATAGAAGGGGCGCTCGTCAGCCTTGAAGCTGAGGGGATCTCGCTTACGGTCATCGATACCGCCGCCACAAACAATGCACTGGCCATGCGCGCCATCGCGAGGGCCGATCTTTGCCTGATCCCGGTGCGTCCGAGTCCGGCCGACATCGAAGCTGCGATACCGACGCTGATTGCTATTCGTAGGCTCAACCGCCGATTTGCTTTCGTCCTCAATCAGACGCCAGCGCGGGGCTGTCGCCTGAGTGAAGCTGCAACGTCGCTCAATTCGCTCGGGGTGCTTGCGCTTCCCTATGTCGGACAGCGCAACGACCACCAGGACGCGCTTGGGGCAGGATTAGGCGTGACCGAGTTTGCACAAGAGGGAAGAGCCTCGGAGGAAGTTCGTGAGCTGTGGCGCTGGGTCTTGAAAAAGCTTGTCGAGAGGTCATCAGATCATGAGCCACACGCAAGCGAAAAAGCGGCGTACTAG
- a CDS encoding IS5 family transposase: protein MRPKARRESGQNDLFKARLDQIVDPDHALVRLSGSIDWRFLEDRFGAVYDDDPGRPPLPTRLMVGLAILKHMHDLSDEGLCERWVENPYYQLLCGEEFFQHRLVFDRSSLTRWRQRMGEDRLAVLVQESLSAAVRLGAAKPTDFTQVIVDTTVQEKAIAFPTDARLMHRARERLVRLAKATGVELRQSYVRVGKIALIRHQRYAHAKHFNRANRALRTIRTMLGRVIRDIGRKIADRPQLEDVFALPLSLARQVREQRQRQRGKKIYSLHAPEVECIGKGKAHKPYEFGVKVSVATPVDRCKGGQFVAHVKALPGNPYDGHTLATVIPEIEASVGACLTRIVADAGYRGHNAPKDKIFKVYVAGQKRGVTAAIKRAFRRRSAVEPVIGHLKNEHRMNRNHLAGTRGDAPNAVLAAAGYNFRLLILWLTTLFVRICCAFLFAGAWSSRQQTS from the coding sequence ATGCGGCCGAAGGCGCGGCGGGAGAGCGGACAGAACGATCTGTTCAAGGCGAGGCTCGATCAAATCGTCGATCCGGACCATGCGCTGGTCAGACTGTCGGGCTCGATCGACTGGCGGTTCCTCGAAGACCGGTTCGGCGCGGTCTATGACGATGATCCCGGCAGGCCGCCATTGCCGACCCGCTTGATGGTTGGGCTCGCCATCCTCAAGCACATGCACGACCTCTCGGACGAAGGGTTGTGCGAGCGCTGGGTCGAAAATCCCTACTATCAGCTGCTTTGCGGCGAAGAGTTCTTCCAGCACCGGCTGGTGTTCGACCGCTCCTCACTGACGCGCTGGCGGCAACGGATGGGCGAGGATCGCCTTGCGGTATTGGTTCAGGAGAGCCTCTCTGCCGCGGTGCGGCTGGGCGCGGCGAAACCCACCGACTTCACCCAGGTCATCGTCGACACTACGGTGCAGGAGAAGGCGATCGCATTCCCGACCGATGCTCGACTGATGCATCGGGCGCGCGAGAGGTTGGTGCGGTTGGCGAAGGCGACCGGCGTTGAGCTGCGCCAATCCTACGTCCGCGTCGGCAAGATCGCACTGATCCGACATCAGCGCTACGCCCACGCCAAGCACTTCAATCGGGCGAACCGCGCCTTGCGCACGATTAGGACCATGCTGGGCCGCGTGATCCGCGATATTGGTCGCAAGATCGCGGATCGGCCGCAGCTGGAGGACGTCTTTGCGTTGCCGCTGTCGCTGGCCCGGCAGGTCCGCGAACAGCGGCAACGGCAGCGCGGCAAGAAAATCTATTCGTTGCACGCGCCGGAGGTCGAATGCATCGGTAAGGGAAAAGCTCACAAGCCCTACGAGTTCGGCGTGAAGGTGAGTGTCGCCACGCCCGTTGATCGCTGCAAGGGCGGCCAGTTTGTCGCCCATGTGAAAGCGTTGCCGGGCAATCCGTATGACGGACACACGCTCGCGACTGTCATTCCCGAGATCGAGGCCAGCGTCGGCGCTTGCCTGACCAGGATCGTTGCCGATGCTGGCTATCGCGGTCACAACGCGCCGAAAGACAAGATCTTCAAGGTCTATGTCGCCGGCCAGAAGCGTGGCGTGACCGCAGCAATCAAACGCGCCTTCCGACGCCGATCCGCGGTCGAACCGGTGATAGGCCATCTCAAGAATGAGCACCGGATGAACCGAAATCATCTCGCCGGCACCCGCGGCGACGCCCCCAACGCGGTCCTTGCCGCCGCGGGCTACAACTTCCGGCTTCTGATCCTCTGGCTCACGACTTTGTTTGTCCGGATCTGCTGCGCCTTCCTGTTCGCCGGCGCCTGGT
- a CDS encoding tyrosine-type recombinase/integrase, which translates to MKGASQFPALLESFFMDRLIRQRQASPHTIASYRDTFRLLMQYAQPRLRKTPSQLVLPDLDTAFLGTFLDHLERKRDNSARSRNVRLAAIHSFFRYVALHAPEYSALAQRVLAIPSKRYARRPICFLTAVEIDVLLAAPNLNTWSGRRDRALLLLAVQTGLRASEVIGLRCENIVLGTGAHVQCLGKGRKTRCTPLRRETVTVLRAWLRERQGRPSDPVFPTTRGRALGSDGLEYLLNKHLAVARRQCPTLTKKRVTFHSLRHSLAMNLLHHGVDRSVIALWLGHENVETTSIYLHADMQLKEQALAMTTATRVPASRYRPSDRVLAFLQAL; encoded by the coding sequence ATGAAGGGTGCCAGCCAGTTCCCCGCTCTGTTGGAGTCATTCTTCATGGACCGCCTGATCCGACAGCGGCAGGCAAGTCCCCATACGATCGCAAGCTACCGCGACACCTTTCGCTTGCTGATGCAGTATGCACAGCCACGGCTCCGCAAAACCCCTTCGCAGTTGGTTTTGCCGGACCTGGACACGGCATTCCTCGGCACGTTCCTCGATCATCTTGAGAGAAAACGCGACAACAGCGCCCGTAGTCGCAATGTACGTTTGGCCGCAATTCATTCGTTCTTTCGCTACGTCGCATTGCATGCGCCCGAGTACAGCGCCTTGGCGCAGCGTGTGCTTGCCATACCCAGCAAACGCTACGCGCGACGACCTATATGCTTTCTCACCGCGGTCGAAATTGACGTTCTGCTCGCCGCGCCGAACCTCAACACTTGGAGCGGACGACGCGATCGAGCCCTGTTGCTGCTCGCTGTGCAGACCGGCTTACGCGCATCGGAAGTGATCGGCTTGCGCTGCGAGAACATCGTGCTGGGTACGGGCGCGCACGTGCAGTGCTTGGGTAAAGGACGGAAGACAAGATGTACTCCGCTTCGCAGAGAGACCGTTACGGTTTTGCGCGCGTGGTTGCGAGAACGCCAGGGGCGGCCGTCTGATCCGGTCTTTCCCACTACGCGAGGACGAGCGTTAGGCTCCGACGGCCTGGAGTACTTGCTCAACAAACATCTCGCCGTTGCGCGTCGTCAGTGCCCGACGTTAACCAAAAAACGCGTAACGTTCCATTCCTTGAGGCATTCGCTTGCGATGAACCTTCTTCACCACGGCGTCGATCGCTCCGTGATCGCGCTCTGGCTGGGGCATGAGAATGTCGAGACGACATCCATTTACCTGCACGCCGACATGCAGCTGAAGGAACAGGCATTGGCAATGACTACAGCAACACGAGTTCCCGCATCCCGCTATCGACCGAGCGATCGCGTCCTGGCATTCCTGCAAGCACTCTGA
- a CDS encoding di-heme-cytochrome C peroxidase, with protein MSTVASAIRRLWCRRFLALLVIIAVIASIAVLTSPQLGATIEALEPPGLPEPVLVSEQVSLDQGWNAEDADRFHHKAQGTQTLPIPLSWFLALEAPQNSPFAMPFFERERFADNRYLLRFGFIKSAKSENNEYGLPIGFAYSPFQSIRGLARKDTAVGLTCAACHTGQLIFKDKRYVIEGGPAVTDLGQLTNALRAALAQTALSAKLPFFDGRFRRFAKRVLETEYSDLTRVQLSKELDGILGALVDQPAGIDVTEGFTRLDALNRIGNQVFALDNKRYGNYVNINAPVSYPHIWTSSWFDWVQYDASIMQPLVRNAGEAMGVSAELNLTAPPKQGRFASSIPFDNLHWIERKLAGKDQPLVAKAFTGLNAPTWPDSFPAIDKAKAAVGAQLYDKYCSGCHLPALTPDIVHGKAPDSEFWKNFGPIRWRGRDGQEKQTKESVLNVKIIKQSHIGTDPAQGDVLRNRTVDTAGSELARAGHSSPGLGLDIDVCQRKADNTLDTIQLSDHAMQLYALALGAVVQSSIDEWLRSTGTVHAEIEGDRPNCLAAGFGYKARPLNGVWATAPFLHNGSVPTIYDLLSPVAERPKVLLLGEPSFDPVRVGIVARTAAPKGRTYDSKGYFILDTSRPANRNTGHEFSNDKHEGVIGPALSPEERNAIIEFLKSI; from the coding sequence ATGTCGACAGTTGCGAGCGCAATTCGGCGCCTTTGGTGCCGACGCTTTCTTGCTCTTCTGGTGATCATCGCGGTCATTGCTTCTATCGCGGTCCTGACCAGCCCCCAGCTTGGCGCGACAATCGAAGCTCTGGAGCCGCCTGGTCTCCCTGAGCCGGTTCTCGTGAGCGAGCAAGTTTCGCTCGATCAGGGCTGGAACGCCGAAGACGCCGATCGATTCCATCACAAAGCCCAGGGCACGCAGACCTTGCCAATCCCGCTGTCATGGTTTCTCGCGCTGGAAGCGCCGCAGAACTCGCCCTTCGCTATGCCCTTCTTCGAACGCGAACGCTTTGCCGACAACCGCTATTTACTGCGGTTCGGATTCATAAAATCTGCTAAAAGCGAGAACAATGAATACGGTTTGCCGATCGGATTTGCGTATTCGCCGTTTCAGTCGATCCGCGGACTTGCGCGTAAGGACACTGCCGTCGGATTGACCTGTGCCGCGTGCCACACCGGCCAACTGATCTTCAAAGACAAGCGCTATGTCATTGAAGGCGGCCCCGCCGTAACCGATCTCGGTCAGTTGACAAATGCGCTCCGCGCCGCGCTCGCACAGACCGCCTTGTCGGCAAAGTTGCCCTTCTTCGACGGTCGCTTTAGGCGGTTCGCGAAGCGCGTTTTAGAAACCGAGTACAGCGATCTGACACGCGTTCAACTATCCAAGGAACTCGATGGAATACTTGGTGCTCTGGTCGATCAGCCCGCTGGGATCGACGTCACGGAAGGGTTTACCCGCCTCGATGCGCTCAATCGCATCGGCAATCAGGTGTTCGCACTCGACAACAAGCGCTACGGCAACTACGTCAACATCAACGCCCCTGTCAGCTACCCGCACATCTGGACATCATCATGGTTCGATTGGGTGCAGTACGACGCCTCAATCATGCAGCCATTGGTACGCAATGCCGGCGAGGCGATGGGTGTTTCCGCGGAGCTCAACCTCACGGCACCGCCCAAGCAGGGACGCTTTGCCAGCAGCATCCCCTTTGATAATCTGCACTGGATTGAACGAAAGCTCGCTGGAAAGGACCAGCCGCTGGTGGCGAAGGCCTTCACCGGGCTGAATGCGCCAACTTGGCCCGACAGCTTTCCTGCGATCGACAAAGCCAAGGCTGCCGTGGGAGCCCAACTCTACGATAAATATTGCAGCGGCTGCCATCTTCCAGCGCTGACCCCCGACATCGTGCACGGCAAGGCCCCGGACTCGGAGTTCTGGAAGAACTTCGGCCCTATCCGCTGGCGCGGCCGGGATGGGCAGGAGAAGCAGACGAAGGAATCCGTACTCAACGTCAAGATCATCAAGCAAAGCCATATCGGCACCGATCCGGCCCAGGGCGACGTGCTGCGCAATCGCACCGTTGACACCGCCGGCAGCGAACTGGCCCGGGCGGGCCATAGCAGCCCAGGACTCGGCCTCGACATCGATGTCTGCCAACGGAAGGCTGACAATACGCTGGATACGATCCAACTCTCGGACCATGCGATGCAACTCTACGCGCTTGCGCTCGGCGCCGTGGTCCAATCCAGCATCGACGAGTGGCTTCGGTCGACCGGGACCGTCCACGCGGAGATCGAAGGCGATCGGCCGAACTGTCTCGCGGCAGGTTTCGGCTATAAGGCGCGTCCGCTGAACGGCGTATGGGCGACTGCGCCGTTCCTGCACAACGGCTCGGTGCCGACGATCTACGACCTTCTCAGCCCGGTTGCAGAGCGCCCGAAAGTGTTGCTGCTCGGTGAGCCCAGCTTCGATCCTGTCCGCGTCGGTATCGTGGCGCGGACCGCCGCTCCCAAAGGCAGGACCTACGACAGCAAGGGCTACTTCATCCTCGATACGTCGAGGCCCGCCAATCGCAATACTGGCCACGAATTCTCGAACGACAAGCATGAGGGTGTCATTGGCCCTGCGCTGTCTCCCGAGGAGCGCAACGCGATCATCGAGTTCCTGAAGTCGATCTGA
- a CDS encoding tyrosine-type recombinase/integrase, with the protein MLKQYLTKYVDQQQSLGFKFRVQQILLRGYVAFAEERGDRHIRSARVLAWAARAPSPEQRRNRLLTVRRFALAMHAENPRHQVPAADALGRTVVKRRSPYIYSADEIARLLRAAAALRPVGSIRPTMYATLFGLLTATSMRIAEALALQIDDVTADGLVVRQTKFQKSRLLPLHATARLALDRYLVARRSLTTTDRGLFVSVAGRSLPYNTVRRIFLQLLDDTHLRGAYSGRDPRIHDLRHSSGTPIIPATGGELLQLPGDYASVGASLAE; encoded by the coding sequence ATGCTGAAGCAATATCTTACCAAATATGTGGACCAGCAGCAGTCGCTGGGGTTCAAGTTCCGCGTCCAGCAAATCCTGCTGAGGGGCTATGTCGCGTTTGCCGAGGAGCGCGGCGACCGGCACATCAGAAGTGCGCGTGTCCTGGCATGGGCCGCACGTGCGCCATCACCGGAGCAGCGACGCAACCGGTTGCTTACCGTGCGACGGTTCGCGCTGGCGATGCACGCCGAGAACCCGCGGCATCAGGTTCCGGCGGCGGATGCACTCGGCCGCACCGTCGTCAAGCGGCGATCGCCGTATATCTATAGCGCGGACGAGATCGCACGATTGCTTCGCGCTGCGGCGGCACTTCGGCCAGTGGGCTCGATCAGACCGACCATGTATGCAACGCTCTTCGGTCTGCTCACCGCTACCAGCATGCGGATCGCAGAAGCATTGGCGTTGCAGATCGACGATGTGACTGCCGATGGGCTCGTCGTCCGGCAGACCAAGTTCCAGAAGAGCCGGCTGTTGCCGCTTCACGCAACAGCCCGGCTGGCGCTCGACAGATATCTGGTCGCCCGGCGGTCACTGACCACCACAGATCGTGGTCTCTTTGTATCGGTTGCCGGGCGGTCGCTGCCCTACAACACAGTGCGACGTATCTTCCTGCAGCTCCTCGATGATACCCATCTCAGGGGCGCGTACTCGGGGCGAGATCCGCGCATCCACGATCTGCGCCATAGTTCCGGCACCCCGATTATTCCGGCAACTGGCGGCGAGCTGCTGCAGCTTCCGGGGGATTACGCGAGCGTGGGCGCATCGTTGGCGGAATAA
- a CDS encoding cytochrome P450 has product MAEQKQGLAAKFLKWMIAKHPDALFALIRRVRPNLALGAAGPVFITRFPDVQEALSRPDIFNVTYAPMMDPSVGPFMLGRDCTEINQRDKGIMRAFMRMEDLPAIRQKVRSLANASVEKQLYTQNQIDVVSTLSRLVPIQLTGEYFGFPGPDLASMFRWSRATQYDMFHNLDKDPKVHQDNIDAGQEMRTYLTQLLPQRREQLKNGAPLDDVFSRLLKSHFDDSIGFADERIITNMMGTLVGGIETTSAAIVQLLEQLFIRPKILKKAIDVACSNNDQLMYRYCWEALRFNPINPFVVRQCRTDYRIAKGSLRAATIKAGSTVLISTRSAMRDGLQLPAPSSFAVDRPESVYMHLGYGMHTCLGDQISRIQVPEIVRRILQIRGVRPAAEIDYAGGPFPERYPITYNTAA; this is encoded by the coding sequence ATGGCGGAACAGAAACAGGGGCTGGCGGCGAAGTTCTTGAAATGGATGATCGCGAAACATCCGGATGCGTTGTTCGCACTAATTCGGCGCGTCAGGCCCAACCTAGCGTTGGGCGCCGCGGGGCCCGTGTTCATCACCCGCTTCCCCGACGTGCAGGAAGCGCTGAGCCGGCCCGACATCTTCAACGTCACCTATGCGCCGATGATGGACCCTTCGGTCGGCCCCTTTATGCTCGGCCGCGACTGCACCGAAATCAACCAGCGCGACAAGGGTATCATGCGCGCCTTCATGCGCATGGAGGATCTGCCGGCAATTCGCCAGAAAGTGCGCAGCCTCGCCAATGCGTCCGTCGAAAAGCAGCTCTATACCCAGAACCAAATCGACGTGGTCAGCACGTTGTCGCGCCTGGTCCCCATTCAGCTGACCGGAGAATATTTCGGCTTTCCCGGCCCCGATCTGGCGTCGATGTTCCGCTGGTCGCGCGCCACGCAGTACGACATGTTCCACAACCTGGACAAAGATCCGAAGGTGCATCAGGACAACATTGACGCCGGGCAGGAGATGCGCACCTACCTGACACAACTGCTCCCGCAACGGCGCGAGCAACTGAAAAATGGCGCGCCGCTCGACGACGTGTTCAGTCGCTTGCTAAAAAGCCATTTTGACGATTCGATCGGCTTCGCCGACGAACGCATTATAACCAATATGATGGGCACGCTGGTCGGCGGAATCGAGACGACCTCAGCGGCCATCGTACAGCTCCTCGAGCAGTTGTTCATACGTCCGAAGATCCTGAAGAAGGCGATCGACGTCGCCTGCAGCAATAACGATCAATTGATGTATCGCTATTGCTGGGAAGCGCTACGCTTCAACCCGATCAATCCGTTCGTGGTGCGCCAGTGCCGGACCGATTACCGGATTGCAAAGGGCTCGCTGCGCGCGGCAACAATCAAGGCCGGCAGCACGGTGCTGATCTCGACCCGGTCGGCGATGCGCGACGGCTTGCAATTGCCGGCGCCGTCCAGCTTCGCCGTCGACCGCCCGGAGTCGGTCTATATGCATTTGGGCTACGGGATGCACACCTGCCTCGGCGACCAGATCAGCCGCATCCAGGTTCCGGAAATCGTTCGTCGCATCCTGCAAATCCGGGGTGTGCGTCCTGCCGCGGAGATTGACTACGCAGGAGGGCCGTTTCCGGAGCGTTATCCAATCACCTACAATACGGCCGCCTGA
- a CDS encoding IS630 family transposase yields MIPEAREVHLSRKDRKVLEERCRSPVTLQRDLKRARIVLLAAAGRSTRSIAKEVGVQPRIVSLWRHRYADQGLEGLQSKPLPGKQPIYTKATDKRILKLLDKSPPAGYARWTGPLLAGELGDVDVQYVWRFLRSNKIDLAARKSWCESNDPQFTAKAADVVGLYVAPPKKAIVLCVDEKPSIQALERAQGYLKLPNGRSLTGQSHDYKRHGTTTLFAALEVATGKILATHSKRRRRVEFLDFMDRVTAAFPNRQLHVILDNLSTHTKNEEWLEAHPNVNFHFTPTSASWLNQVEVWFSILQGQSLSGASFTSLKQLEQHIDAYIKAYNGRAEPFVWTKKKVRQRRFKGRRITQL; encoded by the coding sequence ATGATACCCGAAGCAAGAGAAGTCCACCTTTCGAGGAAAGATCGCAAGGTGCTTGAGGAACGTTGCCGCTCACCGGTGACGTTGCAGCGCGATTTGAAGCGGGCGCGGATCGTTCTTTTAGCTGCTGCCGGTCGCAGCACCCGATCGATCGCCAAGGAGGTTGGGGTCCAGCCGCGGATTGTCAGCCTTTGGCGGCATCGCTATGCGGATCAAGGCCTTGAAGGTCTGCAAAGCAAACCTCTGCCGGGCAAGCAGCCGATCTATACGAAGGCCACTGACAAACGGATTTTAAAGTTGCTCGATAAGTCGCCTCCCGCCGGGTACGCGCGCTGGACTGGGCCTCTGCTGGCTGGGGAACTTGGCGATGTCGATGTGCAATATGTCTGGCGGTTCTTGCGCAGCAACAAAATCGATCTCGCCGCTCGCAAGTCCTGGTGCGAGAGCAACGACCCGCAGTTTACGGCCAAAGCCGCCGACGTGGTTGGCCTGTATGTCGCCCCGCCAAAGAAGGCCATCGTGCTATGCGTGGACGAAAAGCCCTCGATCCAGGCCTTGGAGAGAGCGCAGGGTTATCTGAAACTGCCCAACGGCAGATCCTTGACCGGGCAAAGCCACGACTACAAACGGCACGGCACGACCACGCTGTTCGCAGCGCTGGAAGTCGCCACCGGGAAGATCCTTGCGACGCATTCGAAACGACGTCGCCGGGTCGAGTTTCTCGACTTCATGGATCGCGTGACCGCAGCATTTCCGAACCGCCAGCTTCACGTCATCCTCGACAACCTCAGCACCCATACGAAGAACGAGGAATGGCTTGAGGCACATCCCAATGTGAACTTTCATTTCACGCCCACCAGCGCGTCCTGGCTCAATCAGGTCGAGGTGTGGTTTTCGATCTTACAGGGGCAATCGTTGAGCGGTGCCTCATTCACAAGCCTCAAACAGCTTGAGCAGCACATCGATGCCTATATCAAAGCATATAACGGCAGAGCTGAGCCATTCGTCTGGACCAAGAAAAAGGTCCGGCAACGCCGATTCAAAGGCCGACGTATCACTCAGCTATGA
- a CDS encoding tyrosine-type recombinase/integrase, translated as MAKSSGNQRHGQRCMDAGDLAPLVTEFARHLTASGYTSLTVSGYDAAARHLAQWLTLAKVAFADIDDGVTDRFARHRCRCPGIRREKGVSEKYVRRVRRFVEFLGERGIIQRKSKLALSTLDRRVVEFQDWLRQHRGVTELTIDRHGRMVMRLLPALGSRPRSWNAQLIRHVIVAETKRVSLAYVKTMTMALRGYLRFLSARGLCRAGLDQAVPIIPQWRLSSLPRYISSSDVEALIATCDQTTATGVRDRAILLLLARLGLRAGDILSLRLTDIDWQQATLSVRGKGRRETRLPLPQDAGDAVLAYLDQARPHVADGRIFFMSNAPIRPVTGSSAVSDVVRGAIRKAGIPAPSNGANLLRHSAATAMLRGGATLDTVGAVLRHRSPDMTAHYAKVDVTMLLQIAPPWPGDA; from the coding sequence ATGGCCAAGTCGAGTGGGAATCAGCGCCACGGGCAGCGCTGCATGGACGCAGGCGATCTCGCCCCGCTGGTGACGGAGTTCGCAAGACACCTGACGGCGTCGGGGTATACGAGCTTGACGGTGAGCGGCTATGACGCCGCAGCCCGTCACCTCGCGCAATGGCTGACGCTGGCCAAAGTCGCATTCGCCGACATCGATGATGGCGTCACCGATCGGTTCGCTCGGCACCGCTGTCGATGTCCCGGCATCCGTCGTGAGAAGGGCGTGTCCGAGAAGTACGTGAGGCGGGTACGCCGGTTCGTCGAATTTCTCGGCGAGCGCGGGATCATCCAGCGCAAGTCGAAGCTCGCATTGTCGACGCTCGACCGGCGGGTAGTCGAGTTCCAGGACTGGCTGCGACAGCATCGCGGCGTCACAGAGCTGACAATAGATCGACACGGTCGCATGGTCATGCGGCTGCTCCCGGCGCTTGGCAGCAGGCCGCGAAGCTGGAATGCCCAACTCATTCGCCACGTGATCGTTGCAGAGACGAAACGGGTTTCGCTCGCCTATGTGAAGACTATGACGATGGCGCTGAGAGGATATTTGCGGTTTCTCAGCGCGCGGGGGTTGTGCCGGGCGGGACTCGATCAGGCTGTGCCAATCATTCCGCAGTGGCGACTGTCGTCGCTACCGCGATACATCAGCTCGTCAGATGTCGAGGCGTTGATTGCAACCTGCGACCAGACCACGGCGACTGGCGTGCGTGATCGGGCGATCCTGCTGCTGTTGGCGCGACTGGGGTTACGGGCCGGCGACATTCTCTCTCTTCGTCTCACCGATATTGATTGGCAACAGGCGACGCTGTCGGTTCGTGGCAAGGGGCGGCGGGAGACGAGATTACCATTGCCGCAAGACGCCGGCGATGCCGTGCTCGCTTATCTGGATCAAGCCCGGCCGCACGTCGCCGATGGTCGAATCTTCTTCATGTCGAATGCACCAATCCGGCCAGTGACAGGGTCGAGCGCAGTCTCTGACGTTGTGCGTGGTGCCATACGAAAGGCCGGCATCCCCGCTCCGTCGAATGGCGCCAACCTGCTTCGACACTCAGCAGCCACGGCCATGCTGCGGGGCGGCGCGACGCTTGACACGGTTGGTGCCGTGTTGCGCCACCGGTCGCCAGACATGACCGCGCACTACGCCAAAGTCGATGTGACGATGCTGCTGCAGATCGCGCCGCCCTGGCCGGGAGATGCGTGA
- a CDS encoding tyrosine-type recombinase/integrase, with translation MSSLRTALDDYLGARRALGHKLILTGRLLRRFVDFSEHVHADYITTELALKWATQPAHAQPSQWANRLGMVRRFARYCYANDPRTMVPPPDLLPHRYRRVAPYIYSDEQIIRLLKAARRLPSTIGLRPHTYATLFGLYVATGLRANEALCLRREDVDLANGVLTIRDSKFGKTRIVPVHLSTRRALERYAKLRDHLCRTPASPHFFLSDRGTRVTYDMLRWTFVKVSHEIGLRAPGDSHGPRLHGFRHRLAINTLLKWYRGGIDVERRLPTLATYLGHAHITDTQWY, from the coding sequence ATGAGCTCGTTGCGAACCGCGCTCGATGATTATCTCGGCGCCCGTCGCGCCTTGGGACACAAGCTCATTCTGACAGGACGTCTGTTGCGGCGATTTGTCGACTTTTCCGAACACGTGCACGCCGATTACATCACGACTGAACTGGCTTTGAAGTGGGCAACCCAGCCGGCCCATGCACAGCCTTCTCAGTGGGCCAACCGTTTGGGGATGGTGCGCCGTTTCGCCCGGTACTGCTACGCCAACGATCCGCGCACCATGGTGCCGCCTCCCGACTTGCTTCCCCATCGGTACCGTCGGGTCGCGCCCTATATCTATAGCGACGAGCAGATCATCCGTCTATTGAAGGCGGCTCGGCGGTTGCCGTCCACGATCGGCCTGCGACCGCACACCTATGCCACGCTATTCGGGCTGTATGTTGCCACCGGTCTGCGAGCCAACGAGGCATTGTGTCTTCGTCGTGAGGACGTGGACCTCGCTAACGGCGTGCTGACGATCCGGGATAGTAAGTTTGGCAAGACGAGAATCGTGCCGGTGCATTTGTCCACGCGGCGGGCGTTGGAGCGCTACGCGAAGCTTCGGGATCACTTGTGCCGCACGCCCGCCAGTCCCCACTTCTTCCTCTCCGACCGCGGAACCCGCGTGACGTATGACATGCTGCGATGGACGTTCGTTAAAGTCTCCCATGAGATCGGCCTGCGCGCTCCCGGCGACTCGCACGGACCTCGTCTGCATGGATTCCGTCACCGGCTGGCCATCAATACGCTTCTCAAATGGTATCGCGGCGGGATCGATGTCGAGCGCCGTCTGCCCACGCTCGCCACCTACTTGGGGCACGCACATATCACGGACACCCAGTGGTACTGA